One Proteinivorax tanatarense DNA segment encodes these proteins:
- a CDS encoding DUF5692 family protein, with protein MLFYEGLTFESVMGLILLISAVVFVNEITRRSIKVSIIVFCVLPVLLAIGVYMDILGSPSGQTWFGWVKVISALAGVYGFMLIRFTKFGGRKFAALFPVAILSLNIAEAVYKEFEVFMTYNTPTVDPAGILVLGGPWNIFNGLAGILCILTLTGFAGIRVSKDKTKDMIWPDMTWMYIIGYTLWNFAYVYNCISTRSLYAGFAILTAAIIAEYVFKRGAWLQHRAQILAFFAMFALAVDYQQSSYFQIFPTYQENLLIGLSVFSFIFNLGVFVYMIYTMGKNKKNPLKEEIFTHTNAYKKNLAENNL; from the coding sequence ATGCTCTTTTATGAAGGTTTAACTTTTGAAAGCGTTATGGGTCTCATCTTGTTAATTTCTGCGGTTGTGTTCGTGAATGAAATCACAAGAAGGTCAATAAAGGTATCAATTATTGTATTTTGTGTACTTCCAGTTTTGTTAGCCATTGGTGTCTATATGGATATCTTAGGATCACCATCAGGCCAAACATGGTTTGGATGGGTTAAAGTTATATCTGCATTAGCAGGTGTGTATGGTTTTATGTTGATTCGATTCACCAAGTTTGGAGGTAGAAAGTTTGCAGCGTTATTTCCAGTTGCAATACTATCGCTAAATATTGCAGAAGCAGTGTATAAAGAATTTGAGGTATTTATGACTTATAATACTCCCACTGTTGACCCAGCTGGCATCCTTGTTTTAGGTGGTCCATGGAATATTTTTAACGGGCTTGCGGGGATTCTATGTATTCTCACACTAACAGGATTTGCAGGCATAAGAGTATCAAAAGATAAAACTAAAGATATGATTTGGCCTGATATGACATGGATGTATATTATAGGTTATACCTTATGGAACTTTGCATATGTTTACAATTGCATTTCCACAAGATCTTTGTATGCGGGATTTGCTATACTAACCGCAGCCATAATAGCAGAATATGTATTTAAAAGAGGTGCGTGGCTACAACATAGAGCACAAATATTAGCGTTTTTTGCCATGTTTGCTTTGGCTGTAGATTATCAACAGTCCTCCTACTTTCAAATCTTTCCAACATACCAAGAAAACTTGTTAATAGGGCTTAGTGTATTTTCTTTTATCTTTAACTTGGGTGTTTTTGTTTATATGATTTATACCATGGGCAAGAACAAAAAGAACCCACTAAAAGAAGAGATTTTTACACATACAAACGCATACAAGAAAAATCTAGCGGAAAATAACCTGTAG
- a CDS encoding ABC-F family ATP-binding cassette domain-containing protein has translation MIELSLKNISKYYGAHQILSNISFELKTKERVGLIGANGTGKTTIFKIITGEEPQDSGEINKRKDLKIGCLRQIPVYPDGYTVEDVLNTSFAEHQKVQQKLNQLEHQMTSQSSSNLENTIRDYGKLQQTFEEMGGYQIELDINRICNGLNISRDLRQRKFNLLSGGEKTTTILAQLLLKQPDLLLLDEPSNHLDIESLEWLEEYLKQYEGTVCIISHDRYFLDQVVTRVIEVESGECNVYHGDYSYFMKEKERRLMEQFEQYQNQQKKIKAIEKTIKDLKDWGNRAENPKFHKRAASMQKRLDKMEKIEKVALEQRKVNLGFSDGGRSSNEVFVQRN, from the coding sequence ATGATTGAATTATCATTAAAAAATATAAGTAAATACTACGGTGCTCACCAAATACTTTCAAATATAAGCTTTGAACTAAAAACAAAAGAAAGAGTAGGCCTAATAGGCGCCAACGGCACAGGCAAAACAACCATCTTTAAAATAATAACAGGAGAAGAACCACAAGATAGCGGCGAAATAAACAAAAGAAAAGATCTAAAAATAGGCTGCCTTAGGCAAATCCCTGTTTACCCAGATGGCTACACAGTAGAAGATGTGTTAAACACATCCTTTGCTGAACATCAAAAGGTACAACAAAAACTTAATCAACTTGAACACCAAATGACATCACAATCTAGTTCCAACCTAGAAAACACAATAAGAGACTATGGCAAACTACAACAAACATTTGAAGAAATGGGAGGCTACCAAATAGAATTAGACATAAACAGAATATGCAACGGACTAAATATATCTAGAGACCTTAGACAAAGGAAATTCAACCTTCTAAGTGGTGGAGAAAAAACAACAACTATTCTAGCCCAGCTGCTACTTAAGCAGCCCGACCTATTGCTACTAGATGAACCTTCAAACCACCTAGACATAGAATCACTAGAATGGCTAGAAGAATACCTAAAGCAATATGAAGGAACAGTTTGCATCATCTCTCATGATCGCTACTTTCTAGACCAAGTAGTCACTAGAGTTATAGAAGTAGAAAGCGGTGAATGTAATGTTTACCATGGCGACTACAGCTACTTCATGAAAGAAAAAGAACGCCGTCTTATGGAACAGTTTGAACAATACCAAAACCAACAGAAGAAAATTAAAGCTATAGAAAAGACAATTAAAGACCTCAAAGACTGGGGAAACAGAGCCGAAAACCCCAAATTTCACAAACGAGCAGCTAGTATGCAAAAACGTCTAGATAAAATGGAAAAGATAGAAAAAGTTGCCCTAGAGCAGCGAAAAGTAAACCTAGGCTTCTCTGACGGAGGTCGCTCCAGCAACGAAGTTTTTGTGCAGAGGAATTAA
- the aac(6') gene encoding aminoglycoside 6'-N-acetyltransferase: protein MGKIIKVNDRSIDSVTELAMKLWPDNDYQELKEEFAKMLHTDNNKVFLYLVDGNPIGFAHFSIRTDYVEGSDSSPIGYIEGIYVEAEYRRQEVSKELLAKGEQWVKEKGYSEIASSCEYDNTTSYHFHKGIGFKEANRIICFIKDVK from the coding sequence GTGGGAAAAATAATTAAAGTTAATGATCGATCCATAGATAGCGTAACAGAACTAGCCATGAAGCTATGGCCAGACAATGATTATCAAGAGCTAAAAGAAGAATTTGCTAAAATGCTACATACCGATAACAATAAGGTTTTTCTTTACCTAGTTGACGGCAATCCCATAGGTTTTGCTCATTTTTCCATAAGAACTGACTATGTAGAAGGCTCTGATAGCTCTCCAATTGGTTACATCGAAGGAATATATGTTGAAGCCGAATACCGAAGGCAAGAGGTATCAAAAGAGCTGCTAGCAAAGGGGGAGCAATGGGTAAAGGAAAAGGGCTATTCAGAAATTGCTTCATCTTGTGAGTATGACAATACAACAAGCTATCATTTCCACAAGGGAATAGGCTTTAAGGAAGCCAATAGGATTATCTGTTTTATAAAGGATGTTAAGTAG
- a CDS encoding hydrogenase maturation nickel metallochaperone HypA → MHELGIVYEVIKIVDNFAKENNVEKVEKIVLEIGQLSQAIPRYIEDCYPAAVTETPYEQTKLEIIILPANGKCNLCKEVYNIIDNRKICPNCEGEDFTLISGKEFRIKEIAGY, encoded by the coding sequence ATGCATGAATTGGGAATTGTATACGAAGTTATAAAAATCGTAGATAATTTTGCAAAAGAAAATAATGTTGAAAAAGTGGAAAAGATAGTTTTGGAAATTGGACAATTATCTCAAGCAATACCAAGGTATATTGAAGATTGCTATCCTGCAGCTGTAACTGAAACACCTTACGAACAGACAAAACTTGAGATTATTATTTTACCAGCTAACGGTAAATGCAATCTATGCAAAGAAGTTTACAACATAATTGATAACAGGAAAATTTGTCCCAATTGTGAGGGTGAAGATTTTACTTTGATTTCAGGAAAAGAATTTAGAATTAAGGAGATTGCCGGTTACTAG
- a CDS encoding FAD-dependent oxidoreductase — translation MRYAIIGAGFSGMLAAYLLEKKGADVTVYEKQEYIGGHCRTIVNKYMYIELATVFCFSQHIKELLIELDVGYTERFTYRNFLDENFSKVEHMPRDRVEVLMEELIKLNDILKSYRPYLNDVNYGYIPEDLTVSLHEFLTKNKLNNISEVIAPHLSSFGFGSIYEIQAYYAFHIFDMDTIYSFIQSNKLLFVDKGMSEVIHKLSQNISDIRYSIEVINIERLDDKVKVESEYGSDLYDKVLITTKLPDGVIKDDLYNQAMNKIDTNPYITCAYEVDSRNVVTTYYKANLGKKRKIQFFHTFNHNNKNILVAYAYGYVNKELVNSITHDIENSGIQVKHLITAKQWHIFPHLKEQNLTQSFYKDILDRQKTSNICLIGSLVSKPSISNLYASIKQFIG, via the coding sequence ATGCGCTATGCCATAATAGGAGCAGGGTTCAGTGGCATGTTAGCAGCTTATCTTTTAGAAAAAAAAGGTGCAGATGTCACTGTATATGAAAAACAAGAATATATAGGTGGCCACTGTAGAACCATTGTTAATAAATATATGTACATTGAGCTTGCTACCGTATTTTGCTTTTCTCAACATATCAAAGAGCTTTTAATAGAACTAGATGTGGGATATACTGAGCGGTTTACTTACAGAAATTTTTTAGATGAGAATTTTTCCAAAGTTGAACATATGCCCAGAGATAGGGTAGAAGTACTGATGGAGGAGCTAATAAAATTAAATGATATATTGAAAAGTTATCGGCCTTACTTAAATGATGTTAATTATGGGTATATCCCTGAAGATCTTACGGTATCCTTGCATGAATTTCTTACAAAGAACAAGTTAAATAATATTAGTGAAGTAATAGCTCCCCATCTCTCGTCATTTGGTTTTGGAAGTATATACGAGATTCAAGCATACTATGCTTTTCATATCTTTGATATGGATACTATTTACTCATTTATTCAGAGTAATAAGCTTTTATTTGTAGACAAGGGAATGTCTGAGGTAATACATAAGCTGAGTCAGAATATATCAGATATTCGCTATTCAATCGAGGTAATAAATATCGAAAGATTAGATGACAAAGTCAAGGTTGAATCGGAATATGGCTCTGATTTATATGACAAGGTTCTTATTACAACTAAGTTGCCTGATGGTGTGATAAAAGATGATTTATACAACCAAGCAATGAATAAGATTGATACAAATCCATATATCACCTGTGCTTATGAGGTAGATAGTAGAAATGTTGTCACAACATATTATAAGGCCAATTTAGGGAAAAAAAGAAAAATCCAGTTTTTCCATACCTTTAACCATAATAACAAAAATATATTGGTTGCTTATGCCTACGGTTATGTCAATAAAGAACTGGTCAACAGCATTACCCATGATATTGAAAATTCAGGTATCCAGGTGAAGCACTTAATTACAGCGAAACAATGGCATATATTTCCACACTTAAAAGAGCAGAACTTAACTCAGAGCTTTTATAAGGACATCCTAGACAGACAAAAAACGAGCAATATATGCCTTATCGGTTCATTAGTTTCAAAGCCGTCAATTTCAAATTTATATGCTTCTATTAAGCAGTTTATAGGTTGA
- a CDS encoding FAD-dependent oxidoreductase has translation MAKKNEKTNFNKSKRFNFALTWADVDGRPYRQEILDLANKIGRTKAGTSREAIPFGPEYYALEPLLDSYQAKIAMHLEFRKKLSADDVAKAAGEPYEKVKAALDHIAWAGVAFVNTVDGVDMYWQDIFVPGHLETINNNKEIVEKHPEVAEAFYYFGSKRGPMAAGIMPIGGGPMRVIPIERSIDANTRRASFEELSKYLNEASVFTVSDCSCRTSREAMGEGCGHLKEEMCIQLDHAAEYYIKTGRGREITREEAFEIIKRAEDNGLMHSIPNLDGPGHTHAICNCCGCGCFAMRLANEYLNNDIVRSNYKSVVDESNCVACGECIDVCPTNALRLGQKLCSENPIDETITKVTPRDTEWLEDKWNTDYRENRKNTLDSGTSPCITSCPAHIPVQGYIKLASQGKYTDALELIKKHNPLPAVCGRICPRLCEEDCTRGDLDEAVAVDDIKKFIAQKDLDTETRYIPTKRHNYGDKKIAIIGSGPSGLTCAYDLAIDGYDITVFEKEEKLGGMLSLGIPSYRLEKDVIEAEIDVIRKMGVKFKTGVEVGKDLTIEELRNQGFNAFYVAIGAQSGRKLGLEGEESKEVLSGVKFLKTLNLGEETKVQGKVVVIGGGNVAIDVARSSVRLKNVLETDIYCLEDRDNMPAHKEEVEEALEEQVGINNSWGPSKIITKNGKVKAVEFKRCISTFDQNGNFNPKFDESDKKVVPCDYVLMSVGQNFDYGNLLKGEDVTLTNRNTIKVDPITLQSSKNDIFSGGDVVSGPRLAIDAIAAGKEAAVSIHRFVQNGQSLVFGRDTHSYIALDKENLADLIDYDGTERQRIKHIDGEVSKTTFKDLRGVFTEEEIEKETARCLGCGATKVDEYLCVGCGACTLRCKFDAIDLERVHDVIGYEIDDLPKKVIKKAVSRKAKIALNKINPFTKTR, from the coding sequence ATGGCTAAAAAAAATGAAAAAACAAACTTTAATAAGTCTAAGCGCTTTAATTTTGCTTTAACATGGGCAGATGTTGATGGCCGCCCGTATAGGCAAGAGATTCTTGATCTTGCCAATAAAATAGGAAGAACCAAAGCTGGAACAAGTAGAGAAGCTATACCATTTGGACCAGAGTATTATGCTCTTGAACCGCTTTTAGACTCTTATCAGGCTAAAATCGCAATGCACTTAGAATTTAGGAAAAAGCTTAGCGCTGACGATGTTGCAAAAGCAGCGGGAGAACCTTATGAAAAAGTCAAAGCTGCACTAGATCATATTGCTTGGGCTGGTGTTGCCTTTGTTAATACTGTTGATGGAGTAGATATGTATTGGCAGGATATTTTTGTTCCCGGCCATCTAGAAACGATTAACAATAACAAGGAAATCGTTGAAAAACACCCTGAAGTTGCTGAAGCTTTTTATTACTTCGGCAGTAAAAGGGGGCCAATGGCGGCAGGAATTATGCCTATTGGTGGAGGCCCTATGAGAGTAATACCTATTGAAAGATCTATTGATGCCAATACAAGAAGAGCATCTTTTGAAGAACTATCTAAGTATTTAAATGAAGCTAGCGTTTTTACAGTATCAGACTGTTCATGTAGAACATCTAGAGAGGCTATGGGAGAAGGTTGTGGACACTTAAAAGAAGAAATGTGTATCCAGCTAGACCACGCCGCAGAATATTACATAAAAACTGGCCGTGGTCGAGAAATAACAAGGGAAGAAGCCTTTGAAATTATTAAAAGGGCGGAAGATAATGGATTAATGCACTCTATTCCTAATTTGGACGGACCTGGTCACACTCACGCTATATGTAACTGTTGTGGATGTGGATGCTTTGCCATGAGACTGGCAAATGAGTACTTAAACAATGATATTGTAAGGTCTAATTATAAATCTGTAGTGGACGAATCAAACTGCGTGGCTTGCGGGGAGTGTATTGATGTATGTCCAACTAACGCATTAAGGCTTGGTCAAAAGCTATGCTCAGAAAATCCAATAGACGAAACCATTACAAAAGTTACTCCAAGAGACACTGAATGGTTAGAAGACAAATGGAACACCGACTACAGAGAAAATCGGAAAAACACTTTAGATTCTGGCACATCCCCTTGTATTACAAGCTGTCCTGCTCATATTCCAGTTCAAGGCTATATTAAGTTAGCATCACAAGGAAAGTACACTGATGCTCTTGAGCTTATAAAGAAACATAATCCACTTCCAGCAGTATGTGGACGTATATGTCCAAGACTTTGTGAGGAAGACTGTACCCGTGGTGATTTAGATGAAGCAGTAGCTGTTGATGATATCAAAAAGTTTATTGCTCAGAAGGATTTAGATACGGAGACTAGATACATCCCTACAAAAAGACATAACTATGGGGACAAGAAGATTGCAATTATCGGTTCTGGACCATCAGGGCTTACATGTGCTTATGACCTTGCTATTGATGGATACGACATCACAGTTTTTGAAAAAGAGGAAAAGCTAGGTGGTATGTTAAGTTTAGGTATTCCTTCATACAGGTTAGAAAAAGACGTTATAGAAGCAGAGATTGACGTGATTAGAAAAATGGGCGTGAAATTTAAAACGGGAGTAGAAGTAGGAAAAGATCTTACTATTGAGGAACTTAGAAATCAAGGTTTTAATGCTTTTTATGTAGCTATTGGCGCTCAGTCAGGTAGGAAACTGGGCTTAGAGGGAGAAGAATCAAAGGAAGTACTTAGTGGAGTTAAGTTCCTTAAAACACTTAACTTAGGTGAAGAAACCAAAGTCCAAGGTAAGGTAGTAGTAATTGGTGGTGGTAATGTTGCTATTGATGTGGCTAGGAGTTCAGTTAGGCTAAAAAATGTTCTTGAAACTGATATATACTGTCTTGAAGATAGAGACAACATGCCAGCTCATAAAGAGGAAGTGGAGGAAGCTTTAGAAGAGCAGGTAGGAATTAACAACTCATGGGGACCCTCTAAAATCATAACGAAAAATGGCAAGGTAAAGGCAGTTGAGTTTAAACGCTGTATATCAACATTTGATCAGAATGGAAACTTTAACCCTAAGTTTGACGAATCTGATAAGAAGGTAGTTCCTTGTGACTATGTTTTAATGTCAGTAGGGCAAAACTTTGATTATGGCAATTTATTAAAAGGTGAAGATGTTACTTTAACTAATAGAAACACTATAAAAGTTGATCCTATAACATTACAGTCTTCAAAGAACGATATTTTCTCAGGTGGAGACGTTGTTAGTGGACCAAGGCTTGCAATTGATGCCATAGCTGCTGGAAAGGAAGCTGCTGTTTCTATCCACAGATTTGTTCAAAATGGCCAATCTTTAGTGTTTGGAAGGGATACCCACTCATATATAGCGCTTGATAAGGAAAATCTAGCGGATTTAATAGATTACGACGGAACTGAGCGTCAAAGAATCAAGCATATAGATGGAGAGGTTTCTAAAACTACTTTTAAAGATTTGAGAGGAGTTTTCACAGAAGAGGAAATAGAAAAGGAGACAGCTAGATGTTTAGGCTGTGGCGCAACCAAAGTAGACGAATACTTATGTGTTGGTTGTGGTGCCTGTACCTTAAGATGTAAGTTTGATGCAATCGACTTAGAAAGGGTTCACGATGTTATTGGCTACGAAATTGATGATTTACCTAAAAAAGTAATCAAAAAAGCAGTCTCTAGAAAAGCTAAAATTGCTTTAAATAAAATAAACCCTTTTACGAAAACCAGATAG
- a CDS encoding helix-turn-helix domain-containing protein, with amino-acid sequence MDKQLKFEIIIEGQKYGVTATCKKHNISRTLYYRWLKRYKTHGIEGLGKIEKNFTPVNKTKPEIVSTILNLIKKHPKFGPREIKYFLEEIGYDISESAVYNVMNRNNLTRRAKRLKFANKSEKKANRNYPDFERIKSGECWLCWTTFCGEFEALGSIYAYTIFDYKSKIACTRLYNQLSMKNFEDILTGLAIPVAQSLGAECKHLCFFDNDIIEKQKGSLLSYTTVQHFGYDINVHMLKESDDLTEANELRKEYTHQCLSFLMPLIYKGVSFNKLKIDLQSYIRDYNIKNKLSYNGEFYSPVEYHAKSTNAEVILPLWAYIERQY; translated from the coding sequence ATGGATAAACAGTTAAAGTTTGAAATAATTATCGAAGGGCAAAAATATGGTGTCACTGCAACCTGTAAAAAGCATAACATCTCAAGGACACTTTATTACCGTTGGTTAAAACGATATAAAACCCATGGCATTGAAGGCTTAGGTAAGATAGAAAAGAACTTCACTCCGGTTAATAAAACTAAACCAGAAATAGTTTCTACTATTTTAAATCTAATAAAAAAACACCCAAAGTTTGGGCCAAGGGAAATCAAATATTTTTTAGAAGAGATAGGCTATGATATAAGCGAATCTGCTGTGTATAATGTTATGAATAGAAATAATCTAACAAGAAGGGCTAAAAGACTCAAATTTGCAAATAAGTCAGAGAAAAAGGCAAACAGGAATTACCCCGACTTTGAAAGGATAAAAAGTGGTGAATGTTGGTTGTGTTGGACAACATTCTGTGGAGAGTTTGAAGCTTTAGGCTCAATATATGCTTACACTATATTTGATTACAAAAGTAAAATTGCTTGTACTAGGCTATACAATCAGCTGTCTATGAAAAATTTTGAAGACATTCTAACAGGCTTGGCAATCCCTGTTGCTCAGAGCTTGGGGGCCGAGTGTAAACATTTGTGCTTTTTTGATAATGACATCATAGAAAAACAAAAAGGTTCTCTCTTGTCTTACACCACTGTTCAACATTTCGGATATGATATAAATGTTCATATGTTAAAAGAAAGCGATGATTTAACTGAAGCTAACGAATTAAGAAAAGAATATACTCATCAGTGTTTATCGTTTCTAATGCCTCTTATTTATAAAGGAGTATCGTTTAATAAACTTAAAATTGATCTGCAAAGTTATATCAGAGATTACAACATTAAAAACAAATTATCGTATAACGGTGAGTTTTACTCACCTGTTGAGTACCATGCTAAGTCAACAAATGCTGAAGTGATTTTGCCCCTATGGGCTTATATAGAAAGACAATATTAA
- a CDS encoding ATP-binding cassette domain-containing protein has product MNLQINYGDRTALVGKNGCGKSTLIKILKQKLKPHSGKVKIGTRVKLGFHDQQIAFDNEQKTILETYREKCPSSQQEARNTLGSFLFYGDEVFKKVVHLSGGERSRLKLCLLIQQDINTLVLDEPTNHLDIDAIEMLEESLKEFKGTILFISHDRYFINKIATQTLDLNNKTLTKYPGNYDYYKQKKTQQLHQKESKNQIKKQASNTGPNRSEEAKKQNTFKLKEIEVKIEELEIQIKQKQTQSQTHTTDHKKLQQIEIEKTTLKQKRDTLLEQWVQMSG; this is encoded by the coding sequence ATTAACCTCCAGATAAACTACGGCGATAGAACAGCTCTGGTAGGCAAAAACGGCTGCGGAAAATCAACCCTCATTAAAATACTAAAACAAAAGCTAAAGCCTCATTCAGGAAAGGTTAAAATAGGGACCAGAGTAAAACTAGGCTTCCACGACCAACAAATAGCATTTGATAATGAACAAAAAACCATCTTAGAAACCTATAGAGAAAAATGTCCATCATCCCAACAAGAGGCCAGAAATACCTTGGGAAGTTTCTTGTTCTACGGAGACGAAGTATTTAAAAAGGTAGTCCACTTATCAGGAGGAGAAAGAAGCAGGCTAAAACTCTGTCTCCTAATACAACAAGATATAAACACCCTAGTACTAGATGAACCAACAAACCACCTAGACATAGACGCCATAGAAATGCTAGAAGAATCATTAAAAGAATTCAAAGGCACCATCCTATTCATCTCTCACGATCGCTACTTCATAAACAAAATAGCTACCCAAACCCTAGATCTAAATAACAAAACCCTAACAAAATACCCAGGAAACTACGACTACTATAAACAAAAAAAGACCCAACAATTGCATCAAAAAGAATCAAAAAACCAAATCAAAAAACAAGCTAGCAACACCGGTCCAAATAGAAGCGAGGAAGCTAAAAAACAAAACACCTTTAAACTAAAGGAGATAGAAGTCAAAATAGAAGAACTAGAAATTCAAATAAAACAAAAACAAACCCAATCCCAAACCCATACCACAGACCACAAAAAACTACAACAAATAGAAATAGAAAAAACAACCCTAAAACAAAAAAGAGACACCCTACTAGAACAATGGGTTCAGATGAGTGGGTGA